The DNA segment AATTTTCAAAAGGATCCGACCGGCTGATCAGCTTTTTTGTCCTGCAGAGCGATGCCGGTCCGGCGCCGGAAAAAACAATTTCAATTCGCACCGTCGCCGACCGTGCGGAATTAATTGATGCGATGGGTAATATTATTTCTACGCCGGCGGAAAGAACCATCACACTCACCGCCGGTGTTTATCCGCAAACACTGCGTTTGAAAAATGCAACAGAGGCGGAGCTGGTTCCATGATGCGGATGCTTCCGGTTTTGTTGTTGAGCGGACTCTCCTTAGCGGGGCAGTCCGTCTTCAACCTTGCGCCGGAAATGCGGCGGGTTGAAACGGAAGCGACGTTGAGTTCCGCCGGCTGGCTGCAGGAAACCGCCGCTATTCGCGCCGGTTTTTCAATTGAACCGGAAACGCCGTTCAACTGGATTTTTTCTCCGGGCGAGACCGTTCAGCTCCGGTGTACATCCGGCAATATCCAGCGCGGCGAACTGCACTTAACGGTTTGGGACTGGAACGGCATTCCGGTTGCAAAAAAAACGCTGCGCTGTCCGGTTGACGAAACACTGATTTTTAACATCACCGGCCGCGGAACCTGGCTGCTGACGCTGGATCAGGTTGAGAATGGAACAGTTGCTGCGCGCCTGCCGAAAAGTTTTGCAGTGCTGCCATCGAATGAAGCGCAGCGAAGCCGCTGGAGTATGGACGGAGAATTTTTTCTCGGGTCGTGCATGTTTCCGGCGCGGCTGAACGGTAAAAACAGTTTCGGTCCGTTCTGTCCGGCGCCGTTGACGGCGGATGAAACAGTTAATAAAGAACTCGAACTGGATGCGCGGTTGGGACTGAGCATTGAACGGATCAGCTGTTCGGCGCTGGTGGACAGCAACCGGAAATCCGGCGGGTTTCCGGTCGATTATTCAGCGCAGGATCAGCTGGTTGATTTGATCGCCGGAAAGGGATTTCAGGTTGCACTGCAGCTGGGCGGCCTGCCGTGGATGCAGCGCGCCGGAAATTCCGGTGCGGCGGCGTGGTGGCAGCTTCCGCCGGAAACTGAATGTTTCCGGCGCTTCGCCGGAGAATTTCTCTCCCGGTATGCAAAACACGCCGCATTTGTTGAAGTGATGAACGAGCCGGATAACGATCATTTCTGGCGTGGAACCGCAGATGAATATATTGAGATTTTTCAAATTGCGGCGGAAGAAAGCCGCAAACTTTCCCGGCCCGTTAAACTGCTTTGCGGCGGACTGACGCCGCTTGCCGCGCCGGATGATCTGATTAAACAAGAGAAGACAACCGGAATTTTAACGGCGGCGCTCGATTCACCGTTTATTCCGTTTCATGCGCACGGCGATTTAACACGCATTCGCACGCATTATGAAAATTTGAATGCCATCGCAGAACGCGCCGGCGCTAAAAACATTTCATTCATTCAAACCGAAGGCGGTGACGCGGCGTGGCGGCTTGATAAAGAAATCTCCCAGGCCGTGACGCACATGCAGAAACTTTTCTTCGGCCGGGCGAACGGTGCCGAAGGCTGGCTGTTTTATGCGACCCGCTGGCAGGGCGGTCCGCGTATGCAGATTCCGCCGGCGGACGGCGGGACGCCGGCGGGCTGGGGCTATCTGGATTATTATTTCTGCCCGCGTTTTGCCTACGGCGCGATCGGCGCATTTGCAGATGTGTATGCCGGTGCGCGTTTTGAACGCAAGCTTGCCGAAACAGAGGATCTGTTTGTCTATGAATTCTCCCGCGGTAATGACCGGCTGATTGCATTTTTCACGCTGTTTCAAACACGTGCCGGCGGAACGAAGAAAAACATTTCCTTCAAGGCGGATGCCGGCGGAATCCAGCTGCTGGACGCCATGGGCAATGTTGTGCGGACGTTTTCTGCCGGAACGGCTGCCGTCACGGCATCGGCTTATCCTCAAACACTGATTTTTAAAAATGCTTCGACCATTAATTTACAGGAATCGAAATGAATTACGGACGGGTTACACTGCCTGCTGAAGCGGGCTATGAAAAAGAGACAGCGGAGCTGATGCGCCGGTGGGGTGCGGATGCCGTGCGCAATTCTGACGGCACGGAACTTTCCGCCGGCATCAACGCACTGGGCGCAACGGTATATTCTACGCTGTGTCTGATCCGCGCCGATCAGGATTATGCCTATGCGCACCGGCAGTTTGTACACCACCGCGTTTTAATGAGCGATCCGCGCACAGCGGGAAATTCTCCGCTGACAATTGAACTGCTCGCCGGTTTTTTCGCGCGCCAGTTTGAAATCGATTGGGACGACGATCCGCAAAACTGGTGGGAAGTGATCGATCGCACAACCGGTGATCTTGTCGCGCCGGAAAACTGGAGCGCGGATAAAAATTCCGGAACAGTGATCATTCAAGCGCCGGCGCCGGGACATGTTTATACGGTGAACTTTTTTGTCCGGCAGATCTGGGAGCCGACGTCGATGTATAACCATCTGACCAACGGCTGGACGCGCCGCGAAGCGATGGGAATTGATCCGCGTTTCCCCTCCGCCGGAAATTATCTGCTCGACTGGTTGAAACACTGGTTGGAAAAAAATCCGGAGGTGGATGTCGTGCGGCTGACATCGCTCTTTTATCATTTCACCATTACCGGCGGCACCGACGGTTCGCCGCGCCATACCGACTGGTTCGGCTATCACGATGCCGTCAGTCCATATGCACTGGAACTCTTTGAACAGGAACACGGCTACCGTCCGGCGCTCGAAACATTTATTGACGGCGGAAGTTATAACGGTGCGCACCGGATTCCCGATCAGGCGGTGAAAGACTGGATGGATTTCGTTCAGAAATTTGTCCGCGCCTATGCCGGCAAAGTGAATGAACTGATTCACGCCGCCGGAAAAATTTCGATGTTCTTTTTCGGCGATCACTGGATCGGCGCCGAGCCGTACCTCGCCGGGTTTCCTGAAACCGGATTCGATTATGTTGTCGGTTCTGTAACCTGCGGCGAAGATTTGCGCCGGATTGCCGACATTCCCGGCAGCATCAAAAAAGAGATACGCATGCAGCCGTATCTTTTTCCGGACTTGTTTGACGGTCAGCATAACACCGCCGGAACCGCCCGGCAGATGTGGGTTGCGGCGCGGCGTGCACTGCTGCGCAATCCGGTGATCGACCGGATCGGTTACGGCGGATATTTAAGTTTAGCGGCGAAAGATGAAGCGTTTGTTGCGGCAGTGGAATCCATCTGCAACGAGTTCCGCGATATTATTGAAACGGTCGGCGGACAGAAGCCGTACACCGTGGCGCGTGTCGGAATTTTAAATGCGTGGGGCAGATGCCGGTCGTGGATGACCGGTCCGCGCTGGTATGAAAAATTTAACGGGCGCGGACTTTCTGAAGCGCTTTCCGGTCTGCCGTTCGACGTTTCATTTTTGAATTTTGACGATATAAAAACCGGTGCGCTGGATTCAATTGACGTGCTGATTAATGAAGGTCGCGAGGGTTCGGCGTGGAGCGGCGGAAAACTGTGGGCGGATCTGGATGTGCAGGAAAAAATTCGTGCATTTGTAAAATCCGGCGGCGCGCTGCTTGGCGTCAGCGATCCATCGGCACACGCCGGTGCGAACCGTATTTTCCAATTGGCGGATGTCTTCGGTGTCGATAAAGAATCCGGCGCAACACGGAATTGCGCGCCGGCGAAAACCGTGCCGCCGGAAAACCATTTTTTAAAGAATCTGCCGGTACCGGCGCTGGAAACCAATGTGTTTCCGGCACAGCCGACGGTGCAGATTCTAGCCGCGCAAAACAATCATGTTTTGCTGGCCGCGCATGAATACGGCGCCGGCCGCGCAGTGTATCTTTCGCGGATTGATTGTGTTCCGGAACAGGTACAGGCGTTGCGCCGGATTCTGCTGTGGCTCGCCGGCAAGGAGGATGAGCTGAGCCAATGCAGTTCGGAAAATCCGGCAGTGGATGCGGTATTTTTTCCGGCAGTAAACCAATGGATTGTGGCAAACAACAGTCCGGCGCCGCAAACGGCGGCGGTGTATAATCCGGCGGGCGAAAAAGAAATTTTTAAATTACAGCCGTATGAGCTGCAGAAAGGTGCACGATGAAAAAAATAATTAGAATGATAATGGCGCTTTCCGGATTTTCGGTGGCGACTGCCGCCGGCAATGAAAAACCGAATGTGGTTTTTATTCATCTGGACGATCTGGATTTTAATGAAATCAGCTGCTATCGGGGATCCGGCTTGGTGCTGTCGCCGCACATGGATCAGCTCGCGAAAGACGGCATGAAATTTTTGCGTGGATATGTCACCAGTCCGGTTTGCGTTCCGAGCCGCTATGCGTTTCTCACCGGAAAATATGCCGGCAAAAATAACCGGCTGGCGCAGGAAATTCCGGCGGATAAACCGGTGAGTCTGGAGAATGTTGAACTGCAGGGGAAATCCGGCGTGTTCATCGAAGCGGGCGGCGGAGAAAAAACAATTGCGCATTATTTTAATGA comes from the Kiritimatiellales bacterium genome and includes:
- the gnpA gene encoding 1,3-beta-galactosyl-N-acetylhexosamine phosphorylase translates to MNYGRVTLPAEAGYEKETAELMRRWGADAVRNSDGTELSAGINALGATVYSTLCLIRADQDYAYAHRQFVHHRVLMSDPRTAGNSPLTIELLAGFFARQFEIDWDDDPQNWWEVIDRTTGDLVAPENWSADKNSGTVIIQAPAPGHVYTVNFFVRQIWEPTSMYNHLTNGWTRREAMGIDPRFPSAGNYLLDWLKHWLEKNPEVDVVRLTSLFYHFTITGGTDGSPRHTDWFGYHDAVSPYALELFEQEHGYRPALETFIDGGSYNGAHRIPDQAVKDWMDFVQKFVRAYAGKVNELIHAAGKISMFFFGDHWIGAEPYLAGFPETGFDYVVGSVTCGEDLRRIADIPGSIKKEIRMQPYLFPDLFDGQHNTAGTARQMWVAARRALLRNPVIDRIGYGGYLSLAAKDEAFVAAVESICNEFRDIIETVGGQKPYTVARVGILNAWGRCRSWMTGPRWYEKFNGRGLSEALSGLPFDVSFLNFDDIKTGALDSIDVLINEGREGSAWSGGKLWADLDVQEKIRAFVKSGGALLGVSDPSAHAGANRIFQLADVFGVDKESGATRNCAPAKTVPPENHFLKNLPVPALETNVFPAQPTVQILAAQNNHVLLAAHEYGAGRAVYLSRIDCVPEQVQALRRILLWLAGKEDELSQCSSENPAVDAVFFPAVNQWIVANNSPAPQTAAVYNPAGEKEIFKLQPYELQKGAR